Genomic DNA from Streptomyces venezuelae:
ATCTTCACACTGCTCGTGCTGTTCAGCCTCTTGGGCGGCCTGTTCACGTCCTGCACCCACACCGACGCCGACTTCACCGCCCTCACCCGACCGCCGAGCGACGTGCACTGGTTCGGCACCAACCAGGGCGGCAACGACATCTACGCCAGCGCGGTGCACGGGCTGCGGAGGTCACTGGTGATCGCCGTGAGCGTGTCCGTCCTCACGATCGCCGTCGCCGCGGTCGTCGGCGCGGGGGCCGCGTACTTCGGCGGCCGGGTGGAGAGACTGACGCTCGCCGTCATCCACTTCCTGCTGATCGTCCCCTCGTTCCTCATCCTCGCCCTGGTCTCCAACCGTCTCGCCGGTGACTGGCGTGCCCTCATCCTCGTACTGACCCTGTTCGGGTGGATGTCCACGGCCCGGGTCATCTGGGCCGTGTCCACGTCGCTGCGCGAGCGGGACTACGTGACGGCGGCGGAGTTCATGGGTGTACGTCCCCCGCGCATCATCCTGCGCCACATCATCCCCAACCTCGGCTCCCTGCTCATCGTCAACCTGACGCTCGGCGTCGTGACGACCGTGCTCAGCGAGACCGCGCTCTCGTTCCTCGGGTTCGGCGTCCAGACCCCGGACGTCTCCCTCGGCACGATGCTCGCCGACGGGGCGACCACCATCACCAGCGCACCCTGGCTCTTCGCCTTCCCGGCAGGCCTCGTCGTCCTGCTCACCGTGTCGATGACCTTCATCGGCGACGGACTGCGCGACGCCCTCGA
This window encodes:
- a CDS encoding ABC transporter permease; this encodes MTTVTNTVAARPRSELGRGRLHLRRFLRNRLAVAGVVIFTLLVLFSLLGGLFTSCTHTDADFTALTRPPSDVHWFGTNQGGNDIYASAVHGLRRSLVIAVSVSVLTIAVAAVVGAGAAYFGGRVERLTLAVIHFLLIVPSFLILALVSNRLAGDWRALILVLTLFGWMSTARVIWAVSTSLRERDYVTAAEFMGVRPPRIILRHIIPNLGSLLIVNLTLGVVTTVLSETALSFLGFGVQTPDVSLGTMLADGATTITSAPWLFAFPAGLVVLLTVSMTFIGDGLRDALDPTSVTGAAGGRR